The nucleotide window tacATTCTGTTGTGCGTATAATCTGATGATTCGAAACCGATGCGTATCCATTCCAAGACATATTCCAAGCCTTTCATCTCCTTACCGGTAGCCAAgaaattcctctcttttcagaACGTCATTGTACGACAGAGTAGCCAGCTAAACAGCCGAGCCCTCAGCGGGCGCCTCCCGCCGGACAAGGGACCCTACATCCAACACTACCTCATTGAGATCCACAACGAAGGCTCCTCCTACTCACTCCAAGC belongs to Scylla paramamosain isolate STU-SP2022 chromosome 29, ASM3559412v1, whole genome shotgun sequence and includes:
- the LOC135115782 gene encoding protein sprint-like isoform X2; translation: MRIHSKTYSKPFISLPVAKKFLSFQNVIVRQSSQLNSRALSGRLPPDKGPYIQHYLIEIHNEGSSYSLQASENRFDTLPSLITYYSQCCEELLAQLKLPRTIQEAKTRHELGSLSLLGQGEHQTLTWS